The following are from one region of the Stigmatella ashevillena genome:
- a CDS encoding cellulase family glycosylhydrolase — translation MSRQSHHADTRSELFGWRRLFTTTTAAVLIAALSVLAPLRAAHAADGGFHIVNGRLFDANGNDFIIRGISHPHAWYSQRTQSFADIKVVGANSVRVVLSGGRWPVSTASDVANVISLCKQNRLICVLENHDTTGYGEASGAYSLSQAVDYWLSIRSALVGQEAYIIINIGNEPYGNTNPTEWVAATLDAIRRLRSAGLTHTLMIDAPNWGQDWSNTMRDNAQTIWEADALRNSIFSVHMYGVYNTPSKVKAYLDSFTSRGLPILVGEFGWYHSDGDPDELTVTEHTTSLGLGYIGWSWSGNGGGVEYLDMVNNFNSASRTDWGTWLITSANGLEATSVEASVFGGGVGDTQRPTAPGNLGATGTTLSSVSLAWSASTDNVAVTGYDVYRGALRVATLPSSMLSYKDTGLSANTTYKYTVYARDAAGNVSEVSNTVSATTQSSGGETGGCTATYQVASEWGTGFGATVTVTNTGTTVTQGWTVSWTFGGNQQITNMWSATPTQSGASVTARNVGYNGVIQPGSNTTFGFQAAYSGSNTSPTLTCTVN, via the coding sequence ATGTCCCGACAGAGTCACCACGCTGATACTCGCAGTGAATTGTTTGGGTGGCGAAGGCTCTTCACCACCACGACAGCTGCGGTGCTGATTGCTGCGCTCTCCGTCCTCGCGCCCCTCCGTGCCGCCCATGCTGCTGACGGCGGCTTCCACATCGTCAACGGTCGGCTCTTCGACGCGAACGGCAACGACTTCATCATCCGCGGCATCAGCCACCCGCACGCGTGGTACTCGCAGAGGACCCAATCGTTCGCTGACATCAAGGTGGTAGGAGCCAACAGCGTCCGTGTCGTGCTGAGCGGTGGCCGGTGGCCGGTCAGCACGGCCAGCGACGTGGCAAACGTCATCTCGCTCTGCAAGCAGAACCGGCTCATCTGCGTGCTCGAGAACCACGACACGACGGGTTACGGGGAGGCGAGTGGCGCCTACAGCCTCTCTCAGGCCGTCGACTACTGGCTGAGCATCCGCAGTGCGCTCGTTGGCCAGGAGGCCTACATCATCATCAACATCGGCAATGAGCCGTATGGCAATACCAATCCCACGGAGTGGGTCGCGGCGACCCTGGATGCCATCCGGCGCCTGCGGAGCGCCGGGCTGACGCACACCTTGATGATTGACGCGCCGAACTGGGGGCAGGACTGGTCCAACACCATGCGGGACAACGCCCAGACGATCTGGGAGGCCGATGCGCTGCGCAACTCCATCTTCAGCGTCCACATGTACGGCGTCTACAACACCCCATCGAAGGTCAAGGCCTACCTCGACTCGTTTACCAGCCGTGGCCTGCCCATCCTCGTTGGCGAGTTCGGGTGGTACCACTCCGACGGTGATCCGGATGAGTTGACAGTCACGGAGCACACCACATCACTGGGGCTCGGCTACATCGGCTGGTCGTGGAGCGGCAATGGAGGAGGTGTCGAATACCTCGACATGGTCAACAACTTCAACTCGGCCAGTCGCACGGACTGGGGCACTTGGCTCATCACGAGTGCCAATGGTCTTGAGGCCACCTCCGTCGAGGCCTCGGTTTTTGGGGGAGGGGTGGGCGACACGCAGCGCCCGACCGCGCCCGGCAACCTGGGGGCGACAGGTACAACGTTGAGCAGCGTGTCGCTCGCGTGGAGTGCCTCGACCGACAACGTCGCGGTGACCGGTTACGATGTCTACCGCGGGGCTTTGCGAGTGGCGACGCTGCCCAGCAGCATGCTGTCGTACAAGGACACAGGGCTGTCGGCGAACACGACCTACAAATACACGGTGTATGCACGTGATGCCGCTGGGAACGTGAGCGAGGTGTCCAACACTGTTTCCGCGACGACCCAGTCCTCCGGAGGGGAAACCGGTGGCTGCACGGCGACCTATCAGGTCGCGAGCGAGTGGGGCACCGGCTTTGGCGCCACCGTGACGGTGACGAACACCGGGACCACTGTGACCCAGGGCTGGACGGTCAGCTGGACCTTCGGTGGCAACCAGCAGATCACCAACATGTGGAGCGCCACACCGACCCAATCCGGCGCGAGCGTGACGGCGCGGAACGTGGGCTATAACGGTGTCATTCAGCCAGGGAGCAACACGACCTTCGGATTCCAGGCTGCGTATTCTGGTTCCAACACCTCGCCAACCCTGACCTGCACCGTCAACTGA
- a CDS encoding endo-1,4-beta-xylanase, translated as MKNKPVLKVLQGLLVSSLALLLFSPPPAHAQNTLLLQTHFEDGTTQGWTGRGGVETLAAASEAARSGSYGLRVGNFKQSWHGPTLDVTAYLEPGQTYVFSGWIKLPPGVSNTTVYMTMQRKVPSTTYYERLYFDTATSSNWVNFKAQYKLLEAADNLSVYFEASNNATLVLHLDDFRLEKLPDLGPIVIEDQIPSLKDVFASDFLLGTAFSNDELIAEADRKLLAKHFNSVTPGNVLKWDSTEPQEGVFDFSRSDAAVQFAIQNGQQVRGHTLVWHSQTPDWVFRDASGNLASKELLFQRMRKHITEVMGRYQGQISAWDVVNEVIDASQPDGLRRSTWYQIAGEEFIEKAFLYAREADPSAALFINDYNTHEAGKSQALYNLIQRLKAKGIPVDGVGHQTHISLFYPTIQEIERSIIKFADLGVETHITELDVSVYSQSSQRYDTFPEDLKQKQAALYKQLFDVFKMHKNQVTSVTLWGKDDANTWLRTFPVARNDWPLLFDERLQSKLAYWAIVNATPIPSPPTGLTATAGNGRVGLGWIASSSATSYNVKRATVAGGPYTPLATVSSTSYSDTSVTNGTTYHYVVSARNSAGESANSAQLSATPQGTSTPPPQGTLVVQYRAADTHAGDNGIKPHFKIQNHGSDPVMLSELAIRYWFTIDGEKPLAFDCDYARVGSSNVTGRYVTLSTGKTGADHALEITFNSSAGSIPAGGDSGEIQTRTHKTDWSNFNESDDYSFELSKTSFSHWERVTLYRNGQLVWGTEPP; from the coding sequence ATGAAGAACAAGCCTGTCCTGAAAGTGCTTCAGGGCCTCCTGGTATCGTCCTTGGCTCTGCTGCTCTTCTCGCCGCCCCCCGCGCATGCTCAAAACACCCTGCTCCTCCAAACCCATTTCGAGGATGGAACGACGCAGGGCTGGACCGGACGCGGCGGTGTGGAAACGTTGGCGGCCGCATCGGAGGCGGCCCGCAGCGGCTCGTACGGATTGAGGGTGGGCAATTTCAAGCAGTCCTGGCACGGGCCGACGCTGGATGTCACGGCATACCTGGAGCCGGGCCAGACCTACGTGTTCTCGGGGTGGATCAAGCTGCCACCCGGAGTCTCGAACACGACCGTCTACATGACGATGCAGCGCAAGGTGCCGAGCACCACCTACTACGAGAGGCTGTATTTCGATACGGCCACGTCCAGCAACTGGGTGAATTTCAAGGCCCAGTACAAGCTGCTCGAGGCGGCGGACAATCTATCCGTCTACTTCGAGGCATCGAACAACGCCACGCTGGTGCTGCATCTCGACGACTTCCGCCTGGAGAAGCTGCCGGACCTCGGGCCCATCGTCATCGAAGACCAGATCCCCTCGCTCAAGGACGTCTTCGCCAGCGACTTCTTGCTCGGAACCGCGTTCTCCAACGATGAGCTCATCGCGGAGGCGGACAGGAAGCTGCTCGCCAAGCATTTCAACAGCGTGACCCCGGGCAACGTCTTGAAGTGGGACAGCACGGAGCCTCAAGAGGGTGTATTCGACTTCAGCCGCTCGGATGCAGCCGTTCAGTTCGCGATCCAGAACGGACAGCAGGTCCGGGGACACACCCTGGTCTGGCACTCGCAAACGCCGGACTGGGTCTTCCGGGATGCGAGCGGAAATCTGGCGAGCAAGGAGCTCTTGTTCCAACGGATGAGAAAGCACATCACCGAGGTCATGGGCCGCTACCAGGGCCAGATATCCGCCTGGGACGTGGTCAACGAGGTCATCGATGCCTCGCAGCCCGACGGATTGCGCCGCAGCACGTGGTACCAGATCGCCGGGGAGGAGTTCATCGAAAAGGCGTTCCTGTATGCCCGCGAAGCGGACCCGAGTGCCGCGTTGTTCATCAACGATTACAACACGCACGAAGCAGGCAAGAGCCAGGCCCTGTACAACCTGATCCAGCGGTTGAAGGCCAAGGGGATTCCCGTGGATGGCGTCGGACACCAGACGCACATCAGCCTCTTCTATCCAACGATCCAGGAGATCGAGCGGTCCATCATCAAGTTCGCCGATTTGGGGGTCGAAACGCACATCACCGAGCTGGATGTGAGCGTGTACTCCCAGTCTTCGCAGAGGTACGACACGTTCCCGGAGGATTTGAAGCAGAAGCAGGCCGCGCTCTACAAGCAACTGTTCGACGTCTTCAAAATGCACAAGAACCAGGTCACCAGCGTCACGCTGTGGGGCAAGGATGATGCCAACACCTGGTTGCGGACGTTCCCGGTGGCTCGCAACGACTGGCCGCTCCTGTTCGATGAGCGTCTGCAATCCAAGCTGGCCTACTGGGCCATCGTGAACGCGACACCGATTCCCAGTCCCCCCACCGGCCTGACCGCAACGGCAGGCAATGGAAGAGTCGGGTTGGGCTGGATCGCCTCGAGCAGTGCCACCTCGTACAACGTCAAGCGCGCGACGGTGGCTGGGGGCCCGTACACCCCCCTGGCGACGGTCAGCAGCACGAGCTACTCCGACACGTCGGTGACGAACGGAACGACGTACCATTATGTCGTCAGCGCCAGGAACAGCGCGGGAGAGAGCGCGAACTCGGCCCAGCTCAGCGCAACCCCGCAGGGCACGTCGACGCCACCGCCTCAGGGCACGCTCGTGGTGCAGTACCGTGCGGCGGACACCCACGCGGGCGACAACGGCATCAAGCCGCACTTCAAGATCCAGAACCATGGCAGCGACCCCGTGATGTTGAGCGAGCTGGCCATCCGCTATTGGTTCACGATCGATGGGGAAAAGCCGCTTGCCTTCGACTGCGACTATGCGCGCGTTGGCAGCTCGAACGTCACCGGCAGGTATGTGACGCTGAGCACGGGGAAGACAGGGGCGGACCACGCTCTGGAGATCACCTTCAACTCCTCCGCGGGGAGCATTCCGGCCGGTGGCGATTCGGGGGAAATCCAGACCCGCACCCACAAGACCGATTGGTCAAACTTCAACGAGTCCGATGACTACTCCTTCGAGCTCTCCAAGACCTCCTTCTCCCATTGGGAGCGCGTGACGCTGTACCGAAACGGCCAGCTCGTCTGGGGGACAGAGCCTCCATGA
- a CDS encoding flavin-containing monooxygenase yields the protein MSDLQSNRSGTGTETASHFDALIVGAGFSGLYMLYRLRQLGLSVRTYEAGSEVGGTWFWNRYPGARCDIDSMNYSYSFSHELEQEWKWTERYATQPEILRYLNHVADRFGLRQDIQFSTRVASAVFNEATNRWMIQTDDGASVSARFLIMATGCLSAAKVPDFQGLETSQARWYHTSRWPQEGVDFTGQRVGVIGTGSSGIQVIPIIAEQADHLFVFQRTPSFSVPARNAPIDPTYESQMKATYAEYRRKARETRAGVVMEVNPKSALDASPEERELAYKARWELGGTSFLTTFSDVMRSRAANETAAEFIRSRIRATVRDPAIADALSPKDYPLGTKRICVDTHYYETFNRDNVTLVDVKSSPIEALTPKGLRTRSAEYELDSIVFATGFDAFTGALFNIDIRGRGNASLKQKWADGPRTYLGVAIAGFPNLFTITGPGSPSVFGNAIVSIEQHVDWITNCITYLRERCLERIEATTEAEDKWVAHVKEVADGTLYPMANSWYIGANIPGKPRVLLPYAGGVGAYRKTCEAVAAQHYEGFSLTRAG from the coding sequence ATGTCTGACTTACAGTCGAATCGTTCGGGAACTGGTACGGAAACTGCTAGCCATTTCGATGCCCTCATTGTTGGTGCTGGGTTCTCGGGGCTGTACATGCTCTACCGCCTGCGCCAGCTCGGTCTCTCCGTGCGGACCTACGAGGCCGGCAGCGAGGTGGGCGGCACGTGGTTCTGGAACCGCTACCCGGGCGCGCGCTGTGATATCGATAGCATGAACTACTCCTACTCGTTCTCACATGAGCTCGAGCAGGAATGGAAGTGGACCGAGCGATACGCCACCCAGCCGGAGATCCTGCGCTACCTCAATCACGTCGCGGACAGGTTTGGACTTCGCCAGGACATCCAGTTCAGCACACGCGTGGCCTCGGCCGTCTTCAACGAAGCGACGAATCGGTGGATGATCCAGACGGACGACGGCGCCAGCGTGTCCGCCAGGTTCTTGATCATGGCGACGGGATGCCTGTCCGCCGCGAAGGTTCCCGACTTCCAAGGGCTCGAGACCTCCCAGGCCAGGTGGTACCACACGAGCCGCTGGCCGCAGGAAGGTGTCGACTTCACCGGCCAACGCGTTGGCGTCATCGGGACGGGCTCGTCCGGCATCCAGGTCATCCCCATCATCGCCGAGCAGGCGGACCACCTCTTCGTCTTCCAGCGGACCCCGAGTTTCAGCGTGCCCGCGCGCAATGCGCCCATCGACCCCACCTACGAGTCGCAGATGAAGGCGACCTATGCCGAATATCGGCGCAAGGCCCGCGAGACGCGCGCCGGGGTCGTCATGGAGGTCAACCCGAAGTCCGCCTTGGACGCGTCGCCCGAAGAGCGGGAGCTCGCGTACAAGGCTCGCTGGGAGCTGGGTGGCACCTCCTTTCTCACCACGTTCTCGGATGTGATGCGCTCTCGGGCAGCCAATGAAACCGCCGCCGAGTTCATCCGTTCCCGGATTCGCGCAACGGTTCGCGACCCGGCCATCGCCGACGCCTTGTCGCCCAAGGATTACCCCTTGGGGACCAAGCGAATCTGCGTAGACACCCATTATTATGAGACCTTCAATCGGGACAACGTCACCTTGGTCGACGTCAAGAGCTCCCCCATCGAAGCGCTCACGCCCAAAGGGCTTCGGACGCGGAGCGCGGAGTACGAACTGGACAGCATCGTGTTCGCGACAGGCTTCGATGCCTTCACAGGAGCCTTGTTCAACATCGACATCCGGGGAAGAGGCAACGCGTCATTGAAGCAGAAGTGGGCCGACGGCCCGCGCACGTACCTTGGCGTCGCCATCGCCGGCTTCCCGAACCTGTTCACCATCACCGGCCCCGGCAGTCCGTCGGTGTTCGGCAACGCGATCGTTTCCATCGAGCAGCACGTGGACTGGATCACGAACTGCATCACGTACCTGCGAGAGCGCTGTCTCGAACGCATCGAGGCCACCACCGAAGCGGAGGACAAGTGGGTGGCACACGTCAAAGAGGTGGCCGACGGCACGCTCTACCCCATGGCCAACTCTTGGTACATCGGGGCGAACATTCCTGGCAAGCCCCGCGTCCTGCTGCCCTATGCCGGTGGCGTCGGGGCCTACAGGAAGACGTGCGAGGCCGTCGCGGCCCAACATTACGAGGGGTTCTCCCTGACGAGGGCAGGATGA
- a CDS encoding glycine-rich domain-containing protein — MFNPLKVTTPSLKALLDDALFTGVVRHFARTTGKEPAYVERQVIECLKYLYLISCYPKQLAGLFLPVEQAIDEVWHYLILQTREYRELCEERLPGRFFIHHRSLPYEDYQQRQPSREQMLEEALRWLPLYRKEFGPFDEGALPHWTMVRFLHQRLGLSLDDIAALEAEAPSAQPDAEHVR; from the coding sequence ATGTTCAATCCCTTGAAGGTGACGACCCCCTCGCTGAAGGCCTTGCTCGATGACGCGCTCTTCACCGGCGTGGTGCGACACTTCGCGCGGACCACCGGCAAGGAGCCTGCGTACGTCGAGCGTCAAGTCATTGAATGCCTGAAGTACCTGTACCTGATCTCCTGCTACCCAAAGCAATTGGCCGGGCTGTTCTTGCCCGTAGAGCAGGCGATTGACGAGGTCTGGCACTATCTCATCTTGCAGACCCGAGAGTACCGGGAGCTGTGCGAGGAGCGTCTGCCGGGACGCTTCTTCATCCATCACCGCAGCCTGCCGTACGAGGATTACCAGCAGCGCCAGCCCAGCCGGGAGCAGATGCTCGAGGAGGCATTGCGCTGGCTGCCGCTGTATCGCAAGGAGTTCGGCCCCTTCGACGAGGGCGCACTGCCCCACTGGACCATGGTGCGCTTCCTCCACCAGCGCCTGGGCCTTTCCCTGGACGACATCGCGGCGCTCGAAGCAGAGGCCCCCTCCGCACAACCCGATGCGGAGCACGTTCGTTGA
- a CDS encoding MFS transporter: MTTINTRVLLLCQVVGIASVVSIQFVGSLVGKWLAVDMRLATLPVAVLVLSSALGTWPASQLMRHFGRKPCFIAAALLSAGCMVLAAQAVHRFDFWLFCAAVIGVGLQGAFVQQYRFAILEGQQGSKAPRLLTLILLASAAGIVPGVSLFGLLEARTSDYVPWALLILAMLQVLAALSLVLYRQQGEVVAEVSAPPDARARALYWPMVALGAGAFLVMSLLMVPTPLQMCGIEQYMIHQASWVIQAHLLSMYLPSLSIGALLKRMSIAQVQGLGLLFLLVGFLVSWVQGFGGHLVGLVLVGVGWCFVFVTATTLVARSRSGSERFRAQGINDLCVFAASGVASLTSGALLSILGWSGLVRLGLLLVLGLMAFAWYVHLLRVPREADPCASP; the protein is encoded by the coding sequence GTGACGACGATCAACACGCGGGTCCTTCTGCTGTGTCAGGTGGTGGGGATCGCCAGCGTGGTCTCGATCCAGTTCGTCGGCAGCCTGGTGGGCAAGTGGCTCGCGGTGGATATGCGGCTCGCGACGCTCCCGGTGGCCGTGCTGGTACTGTCCTCCGCCCTGGGCACCTGGCCTGCCAGCCAATTGATGCGCCACTTTGGGCGCAAACCCTGCTTCATCGCCGCGGCGCTGCTGTCCGCCGGCTGCATGGTGCTCGCGGCACAAGCGGTGCACCGATTCGACTTCTGGCTGTTTTGCGCAGCCGTTATCGGCGTCGGTCTACAAGGTGCCTTCGTGCAGCAGTATCGTTTTGCAATCCTCGAAGGACAGCAAGGCAGCAAGGCGCCGCGCTTGCTGACCCTGATCCTGCTCGCCAGCGCCGCAGGCATCGTTCCCGGCGTCTCGCTCTTCGGCCTGCTGGAGGCGAGGACGTCAGACTATGTGCCTTGGGCCCTGCTGATCCTGGCGATGCTCCAAGTGCTGGCCGCGCTCTCGTTGGTGCTGTACCGGCAGCAAGGCGAGGTCGTCGCTGAGGTTTCCGCCCCCCCCGACGCACGTGCTCGCGCGTTGTATTGGCCGATGGTGGCCCTGGGCGCGGGTGCATTCCTGGTGATGAGCCTGCTCATGGTGCCAACGCCCTTGCAGATGTGCGGCATCGAGCAATACATGATTCATCAGGCGAGCTGGGTCATCCAAGCGCACCTGCTGAGCATGTACCTGCCTTCGCTGTCCATCGGCGCCCTGTTGAAAAGAATGTCGATCGCGCAGGTGCAGGGGTTGGGGCTGCTGTTCCTGCTCGTGGGGTTCCTGGTCAGTTGGGTTCAGGGCTTTGGAGGTCACCTGGTGGGGCTGGTGCTGGTGGGGGTTGGATGGTGTTTCGTGTTCGTGACCGCGACGACCCTGGTGGCACGAAGCCGCTCGGGCTCCGAGCGTTTTCGTGCACAGGGCATCAATGACTTGTGCGTGTTTGCCGCCAGCGGCGTGGCGTCGCTGACGTCCGGGGCGCTCCTGTCGATACTGGGATGGAGCGGTCTGGTACGCCTCGGCCTGCTGCTGGTTCTGGGGTTGATGGCATTCGCATGGTACGTCCACCTCCTTCGCGTCCCACGCGAGGCCGACCCCTGTGCGAGCCCTTGA
- a CDS encoding serine/threonine-protein kinase: MTRSHDSRDSFRGTGCPDEGELADLVQGLWEGEALAALEAHLDGCATCRQVVVVLAGGEGAASRSALAAGAEARLTRGSKVGRYVLLEHIGLGGMGVVFAAHDPELDRKVALKLLRSDWSSAAEARARLGREAQALARLSHPHAVAVHDVGVHEDSLFIAMDFVEGTTLRRWLRAASRQWMEVLECFLQAGRGLAAAHAAGLVHRDFKPDNVLVGLDGRVRVTDFGLARICREPERAEAASETAAPAWRSHEVTQQGVLLGTVAYMSPEQLEGKAADARSDQFSFCVALYEGLYGQRPFTGATPQALCQAIREAPPAPVVGSRVPSRIRRALLQGLAAAPEARHPSLEALLSALSHKPRWERWRWAGACAGVAAVVGVASGFWLRETTRCTGAERGLVGIWDEGRRAKLEATFRAWGGPRAEQVWGLTSRRLDAYAAALVEMERDSCEATHVRAEQSERMLDLRSACLTRRRGALHASVELMLRADPAVLERAPESAHALPDLLPCADRGALASVVPPPESPEVRQQREVLQARLAEATAYHEAGQQEQALALGRHVLEGAREIGYRPDEAAAQLLLGYVEEAQGNFIGSEAAFRESQRAALAGRDDDMLVRALTGLVNAELHGKARYPEAEQAAQLAEAALERMDVALTPGTAGEFRQARGHLRHRKGEHEAALADFRAALALWETAFGAEHPRLVGPLSSVGLVLNGQGRYAEALTYHERTLRVLERAYGAEHPRCVNALNNIATSLRLHGRVEEAVARYAQALALSERIQGSEHPATLMVRLNLGDALQRQGKLHEALAHYERVLPGLRRIHGDAHPRVTAVLTSMGNAHADLGQLALAGRTYAEALALQQRFLGPEHPDLALTYNNLGSVKLDEKDYAEARRLLLVAQELWEKALGAEHPKVASVVQNLAKVDLEEGRLPAALVGFQRALEMRRKALGREHPKVVVSLTLLGEATRRYQGSKVALAPLEEAVALAEKVELPPVDRGKAQFALARALWESGGDRQRALALAREAKRQFDRERHAAEPLRRELEAWLARRSTGPLP; this comes from the coding sequence ATGACTCGCTCTCATGATTCTCGCGATTCGTTCCGGGGGACGGGCTGCCCGGACGAGGGCGAGCTGGCCGACCTGGTGCAAGGACTGTGGGAGGGGGAGGCGCTGGCCGCGCTGGAGGCCCACCTGGATGGCTGCGCCACCTGCCGTCAGGTGGTGGTGGTGCTCGCGGGAGGCGAGGGCGCCGCGAGCCGCTCGGCGCTGGCCGCTGGCGCGGAGGCACGGCTCACGCGGGGCTCGAAGGTGGGGCGTTATGTGCTTTTGGAGCACATTGGCCTGGGGGGCATGGGGGTCGTCTTCGCCGCGCATGACCCGGAGCTGGACCGCAAGGTGGCCCTCAAGCTGCTGCGCTCGGACTGGAGCAGCGCTGCGGAGGCGCGGGCGCGGCTGGGACGCGAGGCGCAGGCGCTGGCCCGTCTGTCCCACCCCCACGCCGTCGCGGTGCATGACGTGGGGGTGCATGAGGACAGCCTCTTCATCGCCATGGATTTCGTGGAGGGCACCACCCTGCGGCGGTGGCTGCGGGCGGCGTCCCGGCAGTGGATGGAGGTGCTGGAGTGTTTCCTCCAGGCGGGCCGCGGGTTGGCGGCCGCCCATGCGGCAGGGCTGGTGCACCGGGACTTCAAGCCAGACAATGTCCTGGTGGGCCTGGATGGCCGGGTGCGCGTCACCGACTTCGGGCTGGCCCGCATCTGCCGGGAGCCCGAGCGGGCAGAGGCGGCCTCGGAGACGGCCGCGCCCGCCTGGCGCTCCCACGAGGTGACCCAGCAGGGGGTCTTGTTGGGCACGGTGGCGTACATGTCTCCCGAGCAGTTGGAGGGGAAGGCCGCGGACGCGCGCAGCGACCAGTTCAGCTTCTGCGTCGCGCTCTACGAGGGGCTCTATGGTCAGCGCCCCTTCACGGGGGCCACGCCGCAGGCGCTCTGCCAGGCCATTCGCGAGGCTCCTCCCGCGCCGGTGGTTGGCAGCCGTGTGCCCTCCAGGATTCGGCGGGCCTTGCTCCAGGGGCTGGCCGCCGCTCCGGAGGCGCGCCACCCCTCCCTGGAGGCGCTGCTGTCCGCCCTCAGCCACAAGCCCCGCTGGGAGCGCTGGCGGTGGGCAGGCGCCTGCGCCGGTGTCGCCGCGGTGGTGGGGGTGGCGTCCGGTTTCTGGCTGCGGGAGACCACGCGCTGCACGGGGGCTGAGCGCGGACTGGTGGGGATCTGGGACGAAGGCCGCAGGGCGAAGCTGGAGGCCACCTTCCGGGCCTGGGGAGGACCGCGGGCGGAGCAGGTCTGGGGGCTCACCTCCCGGCGGCTGGATGCCTATGCTGCCGCGCTGGTGGAGATGGAGCGCGACTCCTGCGAGGCCACACATGTGCGCGCCGAGCAGTCCGAGCGGATGCTGGATCTGCGAAGCGCCTGCCTGACGCGGCGGCGAGGGGCCCTCCATGCCTCGGTGGAGCTCATGCTCCGCGCGGACCCGGCCGTGCTGGAGCGGGCGCCCGAGTCCGCGCACGCCTTGCCGGACCTGCTGCCCTGCGCGGACCGAGGGGCCCTGGCCAGCGTGGTGCCGCCGCCCGAGTCCCCAGAGGTCCGCCAGCAGCGGGAGGTGCTCCAGGCCCGCCTCGCGGAGGCGACGGCGTACCACGAGGCGGGACAGCAGGAGCAGGCCCTGGCCCTGGGGCGGCACGTGCTGGAGGGGGCGCGAGAGATCGGTTATCGGCCCGATGAGGCTGCCGCGCAGTTGCTGCTGGGGTACGTGGAGGAGGCCCAGGGAAACTTCATCGGCTCGGAGGCGGCTTTCCGGGAGTCACAGCGCGCGGCGCTGGCGGGCCGGGATGACGACATGTTGGTGCGCGCGTTGACGGGGCTCGTCAACGCGGAACTCCATGGCAAGGCGCGCTACCCGGAGGCCGAACAGGCCGCCCAGCTCGCGGAGGCGGCGCTGGAGCGGATGGATGTGGCGCTGACGCCGGGAACCGCTGGCGAGTTCCGTCAGGCCCGTGGGCACCTCCGCCACCGCAAGGGCGAGCACGAGGCCGCCCTCGCCGACTTCCGCGCCGCCCTGGCGCTCTGGGAGACAGCGTTTGGCGCGGAGCACCCGCGACTCGTCGGGCCCCTCTCCAGCGTGGGGCTCGTGCTCAATGGCCAGGGGCGCTACGCAGAGGCGCTCACGTACCACGAGCGCACCCTGCGAGTGCTGGAGCGCGCCTACGGGGCCGAGCACCCCCGGTGTGTCAACGCCCTCAACAACATCGCCACCTCGCTGCGGCTACACGGGCGCGTGGAGGAGGCGGTGGCCCGGTACGCGCAAGCGCTGGCGCTGAGCGAGCGCATCCAGGGGAGCGAGCACCCGGCGACGCTCATGGTGCGGTTGAACCTGGGGGATGCGCTGCAGCGCCAAGGCAAGCTGCACGAGGCGTTGGCGCATTACGAGCGGGTGCTGCCCGGCCTGCGGCGGATCCATGGGGATGCCCACCCGCGGGTGACCGCGGTGTTGACGAGCATGGGAAACGCTCACGCGGACCTGGGCCAATTGGCGCTGGCCGGGAGGACCTATGCGGAAGCGCTGGCGTTGCAGCAGCGGTTTCTCGGCCCCGAGCACCCGGACCTGGCGCTCACCTACAACAACCTGGGCTCGGTGAAGCTGGACGAGAAGGACTACGCGGAGGCGCGGCGCCTGCTGCTCGTGGCCCAGGAGTTGTGGGAGAAGGCGCTGGGCGCCGAGCACCCCAAGGTGGCCTCGGTGGTGCAGAACCTGGCGAAGGTGGACCTGGAGGAGGGCAGGCTCCCTGCGGCGCTCGTGGGCTTCCAGCGGGCGTTGGAGATGCGGCGCAAGGCGCTGGGCCGTGAGCACCCCAAGGTGGTGGTGTCGCTGACGCTGTTGGGAGAGGCCACGCGAAGGTACCAGGGCTCGAAGGTGGCGCTGGCGCCTCTGGAAGAGGCGGTCGCGCTGGCGGAGAAGGTGGAGCTGCCGCCGGTGGACCGGGGAAAGGCCCAGTTCGCGTTGGCGCGGGCCCTGTGGGAGTCCGGCGGAGACCGTCAGCGGGCCCTGGCGCTCGCGCGTGAGGCGAAGCGGCAGTTCGACCGGGAGCGCCATGCCGCCGAGCCCTTGCGCCGCGAGTTGGAGGCGTGGCTGGCCCGGCGCAGCACGGGGCCCCTGCCTTGA